Part of the Tetragenococcus koreensis genome, CAAACGTTCATGCAGTTTTTAACAGAGTACCGGATCAATCAAGCACAATTTATTTTAGGTAACGAAAAATTACCAATGGCCGAAGTGGCGGAAAGAGCAGGTTTTGCTAGTGTGAAGACCTTTCATCATGTGTTTAAAGAAGCAGTTGGGCAATCGCCACTACAATATCAAAAGAAGATGAGTCTATTGTCTTCTTGAAAGAAAAGCATAGTTTAAGACATGAAACAAATTTTTAGCCTGAGCAAATCGCTGCAGGCTTTTTTGTTGTGTCATCAATTTTAGTTAAAAAGCAATATCTGGGAATTTTCCCTCAGGAAAACAGGAAGAATCATTACTGATTCTTCGTTATAATAAATAGGTAAGGTTTAAAACGTTTTCAGGAGGGAAGCTATGACAGTTAAAGTTGGCATTATTGGCTGCGGTGGAATCGCAAATGGGAAACATCTACCGGCGCTATCGCAAATTAAAGAAGTAGAATTTGTCGCTTTTTGCGATATTATCGTTGAGCGCGCACAAAAAGCAAAAGAAGAATACGGCAAGGTAAATTCAGAAATATTTGAGGATTATAATGAAATGCTTGAGTCAATTGATCTAGATATGGTTCACGTATTGACGCCTAACGATACTCATGCAGTGATTTCGATTGCGGCAATGGAGGCAAACAATCACGTAATGTGTGAAAAACCAATGGCAAAAACATCTAAAGAAGCGCGACAAATGATCGAAGTTTCAAAGCAAACGGGCAAGAAGTTAACCATTGGTTATCAAAACCGGTTCAGAACAGATGCGCAATATTTGCATGAGATTTGCCAAGAAGGCGAATTAGGCGAAATTTACACAGCGAAAGCCCATGCGATCAGACGGCGTGCGGTACCAACATGGGGTGTATTTTTAGATGAAGAAGCCCAGGGTGGTGGTCCGCTGATTGATATTGGAACCCATGCGCTGGATTTAACTTTGTGGATGATGGGTAATTATAAGCCAAAATATGTTGTCGGCAATACTTATCACAAATTAGCTGAAACAAAAAATGCTGCGAATGCTTGGGGTCCTTGGGATCCGAAAGAATTTACAGTAGAGGATTCGGCATTTGGTTTTATTGTAATGGAAAATGGAGCGACTATTTTTCTTGAAGCCAGTTGGGCGTTAAACAGCTTGGATGTCAAAGAAGCGAAAACAACCTTGATGGGAACCAAAGGCGGTGCGGACATGAATGATGGTTTGACGATCAACGGCGAAGATCATGGGTTACTTTATGATAAAGAAATTCAATTAGAAACCGGTGGGGTTGACTTTTATGATGGAGAAGGCGATGACCCAGAATTGTTAGAAGCTCAATCATGGATTAAAGCAGTAACTAATGGTACCGAAGTTGTTGTTAAACCGGAAGAAGCTTTAGTAGTCACAGAAATCTTAGAAGCGATTTATAAAGCGTCTGCAACAGGTGAACCGGTTTATTTGTATGAAAGGGGTGCTAGATGATTAATGTAACAATTTGGAACGAGTTTCGTCATGAAAAAACAGATGAAGCAGTGCAAAAAATGTACCCTAAAGGAATTCATGGACAGTTAGCAACTGTCATTGGAGAAGAATGTTCGGTGAAAACGGCAACTTTGGATGAACCAGAACATGGTTTAACAGAAAAAGTATTGGAAGAAACGGATGTCTTGCTTTGGTGGGGACATATTGCTCATGATGAAGTTGATGACGCAATTGTTCAACGAGTACATGACCGTGTTCTACAAGGAATGGGACTAGTCGTACTTCATTCAGGACATCTATCCAAGATTTTTAGAAAGTTAATGGGAACGTCTTGTGACTTGAAATGGCGAGAAGATGGTAAATCCGCTCGTCTCTGGAATGTGAACCCTAGTCATCCAATTGTCGCAGGAGTTGGTGAATTTATTGACTTGGAACATGAAGAAATGTATGGCGAGCATTTCGATATTCCGGCACCAGATGAATTAATTTTTGTCAGTGGATATCCTGGAAGCGAAGTGTTCCGTAGTGGTTGTGTTTTTCGCCGCGGTAACGGCAAGATCTTTTATTTTCAACCAGGACATGAGACCTACAATAGTTACTACAATGAAAAAGTGCAACGTGTGATAAAAAATGCGGTTCATTTTTGTGCACCGACTGAAAATATTTACCCTACTTATGGACATTATGAAGGAGAGGATAACAAATGAAATTAGGCGTATTTACACCCCTATTTAATAACTTAACATTTGATGAAATGATCGAAGAAGCAGCTGAAAAAGGGTTGGAAGCAGTAGAAATTGGTACCGGAGGTTCTCCGGGTTCGGCACATTTAGACATTGATCAATTGCTGGCAAGTAGTGACGCTCGTAAAGAATATTTGCATAAATTACAAGATAAAGGATTAGAAATCTCGGCTTTGAGTGCGCACCATAATCCAATTTCAGCAGATAAAGAAATCGCGACACAAGGCGATGAACTGCTGCGCAAAACGATCAAATTAGCGAATTTGATGAATGTCCCCGTTGTTAACGGTTTTTCTGGAGTATCCGGTGGTAATCCAACTGATACAGCGAATAACTGGCCGGTACTTCCTTGGCCGAGTTCTTATTCAGATATTTATAAGTACCAATGGGAAGAGAAATTAATTCCTTATTGGAAAGAAATTAATACAGAAGCTGAAAGTGCCGGAGTGAAAATCGGCATCGAATTGCATGGTGGCTTCTTACTTCATACGCCATACACAATGTTGCGTTTGCGTGAAGAAACCGGTAAAGCGATCGGTTGTAATTTGGATCCAAGTCACATGTGGTGGCAAGGGATCGATCCAGTTGCGGCAGTGAAAATTTTAGGGAAAGAAAACGCCATTCATCATTTCCATGCTAAAGATACCTATTTGGATCAAGATAATATCAATATGCACGGAGTAACGGATATGCAGCCTTACAACAATGTTGAAACGCGTGCTTGGACTTTCCGTACGGTGGGCTACGGTCATGACATGAAAGTTTGGTCAGATATCATCTCAGCTTTACGAATTTATGGCTATGATCATGTTTTAAGTATTGAACATGAAGACCCGATCATGTCGATCGATGAAGGTTTGACTAAAGCCATTAAGAATTTAAAAGGCGTGATGATTAAAGAAGAACCATCTGAGATGTGGTGGGCATAAGGAGAGGTGTAAATGACAGCAGTAAATTTTGTGATCGTAGGGTTTGGTGGCATGGGCAGCTACCATGAAAAAAATTTGATGCCAACAGAAAAAGAAAAAATTAACCTAATTGGTGTTTACGATATCTTAGAAGAAAGACAAGAGGTAGCTCACGAAAAGGGGTTGTTTACCTATGAAAGCTTTGAGGCGGTTTTAGCTGACGAGAAAGTAGACGCAGTACTGATCGCTGTACCAAATGATCTGCATAAAAGTATGAGCATTGCCGCATTAAAAGCCGGAAAACATGTGGTCTGTGAAAAACCAGCGACTTTAAATACGGCCGAGTTTGATGAAATTTTGGCAGTTGCTGCCGATACTGGCAATCGTTTTATGGTTCATCAGAACCGACGTTGGGATCCGGATTTTTTGATGGTACGGAATTTGTATCAAAATAAACCGATTGGTTCGGTATTTCAAATTGAATCGCGTGTAAACGGCGCAAATGGCATCCCTGGTGATTGGCGTCATTTAAAAAAACACGGTGGTGGCATGCTTTTAGACTGGGGCATTCATTTGTTAGACCAAATCCTTTGGTTAGTTGATTCACCAATTAAAGATGTCAAAGTTGATTTTAGCTATATTTTAGGTGATGAAGTCGAT contains:
- a CDS encoding Gfo/Idh/MocA family protein, which encodes MTVKVGIIGCGGIANGKHLPALSQIKEVEFVAFCDIIVERAQKAKEEYGKVNSEIFEDYNEMLESIDLDMVHVLTPNDTHAVISIAAMEANNHVMCEKPMAKTSKEARQMIEVSKQTGKKLTIGYQNRFRTDAQYLHEICQEGELGEIYTAKAHAIRRRAVPTWGVFLDEEAQGGGPLIDIGTHALDLTLWMMGNYKPKYVVGNTYHKLAETKNAANAWGPWDPKEFTVEDSAFGFIVMENGATIFLEASWALNSLDVKEAKTTLMGTKGGADMNDGLTINGEDHGLLYDKEIQLETGGVDFYDGEGDDPELLEAQSWIKAVTNGTEVVVKPEEALVVTEILEAIYKASATGEPVYLYERGAR
- a CDS encoding sugar phosphate isomerase/epimerase family protein — encoded protein: MKLGVFTPLFNNLTFDEMIEEAAEKGLEAVEIGTGGSPGSAHLDIDQLLASSDARKEYLHKLQDKGLEISALSAHHNPISADKEIATQGDELLRKTIKLANLMNVPVVNGFSGVSGGNPTDTANNWPVLPWPSSYSDIYKYQWEEKLIPYWKEINTEAESAGVKIGIELHGGFLLHTPYTMLRLREETGKAIGCNLDPSHMWWQGIDPVAAVKILGKENAIHHFHAKDTYLDQDNINMHGVTDMQPYNNVETRAWTFRTVGYGHDMKVWSDIISALRIYGYDHVLSIEHEDPIMSIDEGLTKAIKNLKGVMIKEEPSEMWWA
- a CDS encoding ThuA domain-containing protein; translated protein: MINVTIWNEFRHEKTDEAVQKMYPKGIHGQLATVIGEECSVKTATLDEPEHGLTEKVLEETDVLLWWGHIAHDEVDDAIVQRVHDRVLQGMGLVVLHSGHLSKIFRKLMGTSCDLKWREDGKSARLWNVNPSHPIVAGVGEFIDLEHEEMYGEHFDIPAPDELIFVSGYPGSEVFRSGCVFRRGNGKIFYFQPGHETYNSYYNEKVQRVIKNAVHFCAPTENIYPTYGHYEGEDNK
- a CDS encoding Gfo/Idh/MocA family oxidoreductase is translated as MTAVNFVIVGFGGMGSYHEKNLMPTEKEKINLIGVYDILEERQEVAHEKGLFTYESFEAVLADEKVDAVLIAVPNDLHKSMSIAALKAGKHVVCEKPATLNTAEFDEILAVAADTGNRFMVHQNRRWDPDFLMVRNLYQNKPIGSVFQIESRVNGANGIPGDWRHLKKHGGGMLLDWGIHLLDQILWLVDSPIKDVKVDFSYILGDEVDDGFTSFITFENGVKALVEVGTTNYVKLPRWYVKATEGTARIDDWDLSGEMVRAVQTANESMPQPIQAGVGLTKTMAPPSEDATEELALPEATAEYDTFYSNVYHVIRDGAQPIVKNTEVRNVLLLIEQMFEEDK